In Pseudoalteromonas sp. MM1, a single window of DNA contains:
- the can gene encoding carbonate dehydratase: protein MRKLKNLFENNKRWAARTTEANPDFFKILSMQQNPEYLWIGCSDSRVPANQIVDLLPGELFVHRNVANVVVHTDHNCLSVMQYAVEVLKVKHIMVVGHYGCGGVQAVLNNAKFGFIDNWLRHVGDVKEKHLAQLNAMDEQQRLSRLIELNVIEQVRNVCRTNIVQDAWDKGQELTIHGWVYGLENGHLHDLSSVVTCADEEGDVYKKAVAHVLAKAGCE, encoded by the coding sequence ATGAGAAAGTTAAAGAATTTATTCGAAAATAATAAGCGTTGGGCTGCACGTACAACTGAAGCAAATCCTGATTTTTTTAAAATTTTGTCAATGCAGCAAAATCCTGAATATTTATGGATTGGGTGTTCAGACTCTCGGGTGCCTGCAAATCAAATTGTTGATTTATTACCAGGTGAACTATTTGTACACCGCAATGTGGCTAATGTAGTAGTACATACTGACCATAACTGTTTATCGGTAATGCAGTACGCGGTAGAGGTACTTAAAGTAAAACATATTATGGTGGTGGGACACTACGGCTGTGGCGGTGTTCAAGCGGTATTAAATAACGCTAAATTTGGTTTTATTGATAACTGGTTACGCCATGTCGGGGATGTAAAAGAAAAACACTTAGCGCAGCTTAATGCAATGGATGAGCAACAGCGTTTAAGTCGCTTAATTGAACTAAATGTTATTGAGCAAGTACGCAATGTGTGTAGAACAAACATAGTGCAAGATGCATGGGATAAAGGGCAAGAGCTCACAATACACGGTTGGGTGTATGGATTAGAAAACGGCCACTTACATGACTTATCATCGGTAGTAACCTGTGCTGACGAAGAAGGCGATGTGTATAAAAAAGCTGTTGCTCATGTACTCGCTAAAGCCGGTTGTGAGTAA
- a CDS encoding cytochrome c5 family protein, whose product MKKLSAAALLVLATTAYAQPYDNSMTEDAIKKRLAPVGAVYLEGEKAAAAAAPTGPRSGEQVYQGACFACHGTGALGAPKSADDWAPRIAKGKDVLLEHAINGFNAMPPKGTCMDCSDDEISAAIDFMTAK is encoded by the coding sequence ATGAAAAAACTATCAGCTGCAGCATTACTAGTGCTAGCAACCACCGCATACGCACAGCCATATGATAACTCTATGACTGAAGATGCGATTAAAAAACGTTTAGCACCAGTTGGCGCTGTTTATCTTGAAGGTGAGAAAGCTGCTGCAGCCGCAGCGCCTACTGGCCCTCGCTCTGGTGAGCAAGTGTACCAAGGCGCATGTTTTGCCTGTCACGGTACTGGCGCACTAGGTGCACCTAAATCAGCTGATGACTGGGCACCGCGTATCGCTAAAGGTAAAGATGTGCTGCTAGAGCACGCCATCAACGGTTTTAATGCGATGCCGCCAAAAGGAACATGTATGGATTGTTCTGATGATGAAATTAGCGCAGCCATTGATTTCATGACAGCTAAATAA
- the rep gene encoding DNA helicase Rep, with protein sequence MKLNPKQDEAVKYISGPCLVLAGAGSGKTRVITNKIAYLVQKCEYKARNIAAVTFTNKAAKEMRERVLQTLNKQEAKGLWVSTFHTLGLEIIKKELKTLGFKEGFSLFDDQDTNQLLGELTEDELKKDKDLLNLLKMQIGSWKNELILPEQAIREARDAQKALFAQLYARYQNQLRAYNALDFDDLIMIPTLLLSSNATSRERWQQRFRYLLVDEYQDTNTSQYQLVKLLVGERARFTVVGDDDQSIYSWRGARPQNLVLLGKDYPGLRLIKLEQNYRSAQRILKAANILIANNPHDIEKKLFSELGYGEPIKVIGCRDEEHECERVVAEIISHKFMKRTSYKDYAILYRGNHQARGFEKSLMSNRIPYKISGGMSFFSRSEIKDIMAYLRLLVNQDDDNAFLRIVNTPRREIGTVTLEKLGTLANEKHQSLFATCFDNDLGYRLKGRGLNALSGFARWVVELSDNAVRSDTLEAVKDLVRNINYEAYLYESSPSAKAAEMRMKNVSELYRWITDMLTGDADNEPMTLPEVVSKLTLRDMLERNEEEDESDAVQLLTLHASKGLEYPYVFMVGMEEGLLPHQVSIDEENVDEERRLAYVGITRAQQELTLTYAKIRRQFGETSQTELSRFVQELPQDDLAFENKKAPSSQAERMEKGQARVANLRAMLKKPS encoded by the coding sequence ATGAAACTCAATCCAAAACAAGATGAAGCAGTAAAATATATTAGTGGTCCGTGTTTAGTACTCGCGGGTGCAGGCTCAGGTAAAACGCGTGTAATCACTAACAAAATTGCTTATTTGGTGCAAAAGTGCGAGTACAAAGCACGTAATATTGCGGCGGTAACGTTTACCAATAAAGCGGCCAAAGAGATGCGTGAGCGTGTATTGCAAACGCTTAATAAGCAAGAGGCAAAAGGATTATGGGTATCAACCTTTCATACCCTTGGGCTTGAAATAATAAAAAAAGAACTTAAAACGCTTGGTTTTAAAGAGGGTTTTTCACTGTTTGATGACCAAGATACTAACCAGTTACTAGGTGAGCTAACCGAAGACGAGCTTAAAAAAGACAAAGACCTACTTAATCTATTAAAAATGCAAATAGGCAGCTGGAAAAACGAATTAATTTTGCCAGAGCAAGCTATACGCGAAGCGCGCGATGCACAAAAGGCGTTATTTGCGCAGCTTTACGCGCGTTATCAAAATCAGTTGCGAGCGTATAATGCACTGGATTTTGACGATTTAATTATGATCCCAACCTTATTACTTAGTAGCAATGCCACCTCACGAGAGCGCTGGCAACAGCGATTTAGGTATTTGCTGGTGGATGAATATCAAGATACCAATACCAGCCAATACCAGCTTGTTAAGTTATTAGTAGGCGAGCGAGCGCGTTTTACTGTGGTAGGGGATGATGACCAATCTATTTATTCGTGGCGCGGAGCTCGCCCCCAAAACTTGGTACTGTTAGGTAAAGATTACCCAGGCCTAAGACTCATAAAGCTTGAGCAAAACTACCGCAGTGCCCAGCGTATCCTTAAAGCAGCAAATATTTTAATTGCCAATAACCCGCACGATATCGAAAAAAAGCTATTTAGTGAGCTTGGCTACGGCGAGCCAATTAAAGTGATTGGCTGCAGGGATGAAGAGCATGAGTGCGAGCGAGTGGTTGCTGAAATAATTTCGCATAAATTTATGAAGCGCACCAGCTATAAAGATTACGCTATTTTGTATCGCGGTAATCACCAGGCACGCGGTTTTGAAAAATCATTAATGAGTAACCGTATACCCTATAAAATTAGTGGGGGTATGTCGTTTTTTTCGCGTTCAGAAATTAAAGATATTATGGCGTATTTACGCTTACTGGTTAACCAAGACGACGATAATGCTTTTTTACGCATTGTTAATACGCCGCGTCGCGAAATAGGCACAGTCACGCTTGAAAAGCTTGGAACGCTTGCAAACGAAAAGCACCAAAGTTTATTTGCCACTTGTTTTGATAACGATTTAGGCTACCGACTTAAAGGCCGTGGCTTAAATGCGCTTTCGGGATTTGCACGTTGGGTTGTTGAACTTTCAGATAACGCAGTGCGTAGCGATACACTTGAAGCAGTAAAAGACTTAGTTCGTAACATTAACTACGAAGCGTACTTATATGAGTCATCGCCAAGTGCTAAAGCGGCAGAAATGCGCATGAAAAACGTCTCTGAGCTGTATCGTTGGATCACTGATATGCTCACAGGCGATGCCGATAACGAACCGATGACCTTGCCTGAAGTGGTCAGCAAATTAACGCTTCGCGATATGCTAGAGCGTAACGAGGAAGAGGATGAGTCTGATGCGGTACAGTTACTCACTTTGCATGCATCTAAAGGTTTAGAATATCCGTACGTGTTTATGGTCGGTATGGAAGAGGGGTTATTGCCTCACCAAGTAAGTATTGACGAAGAAAACGTAGATGAAGAGCGCCGTTTAGCATACGTAGGGATCACACGAGCCCAGCAAGAGCTGACCTTGACGTATGCAAAAATACGTCGTCAGTTTGGTGAAACCTCGCAAACAGAGCTAAGCCGCTTTGTGCAAGAGTTACCACAAGATGACTTAGCGTTTGAAAACAAAAAAGCCCCCAGTTCGCAAGCTGAGCGCATGGAAAAAGGCCAAGCACGGGTTGCTAACTTAAGGGCGATGCTTAAAAAGCCTAGTTAA
- a CDS encoding methyltransferase: MNLAEQFAALDAVLMNTREYWQCTAFDFDELPWPELQAVLHNLSDEDVARLDNDQQQLYQFFSPFIKGVEQLAGLCDLPKNQHHRSEYPFWISNGIKGRKFEQLQDFVSALPYTTQPVLEWCAGKGHLGRMLAFNGAQSVRSVELQAHLCEQGQHSAQQQGLAMQFSQANVLEDDISHFFNTDTHAVALHACGALHQTFMQQASKAGVKRISFSPCCYHLFTDNNYQAMSEPALTSKLNLTHRDLKLALQETVTAPSRVAKIRKTEVEWRLGFDALRKSITNEQFYVSVPSVNKAVFSDSFAQFCAWASDKKSINIPKNTDYDKFLLIGKARKKVTERIELVRHVFRRAIEVWLVLDRALYLQQQGYTVSVTTFCEKQLTPRNILILASTQ; this comes from the coding sequence ATGAACCTAGCTGAGCAGTTTGCAGCACTCGATGCAGTGCTAATGAATACCCGCGAATATTGGCAATGTACAGCATTTGATTTTGATGAATTACCGTGGCCTGAGCTTCAAGCGGTGTTACATAACTTATCAGATGAGGATGTAGCAAGGCTTGATAACGATCAGCAACAGCTTTATCAATTTTTTAGCCCGTTTATCAAAGGGGTAGAGCAACTAGCTGGGCTGTGTGATTTACCAAAAAATCAGCATCATCGTAGCGAATACCCGTTTTGGATAAGTAACGGTATTAAAGGACGTAAGTTTGAGCAACTGCAAGACTTTGTTTCAGCATTACCATATACAACACAACCTGTTTTAGAGTGGTGCGCCGGTAAAGGGCATTTAGGACGCATGCTTGCTTTTAATGGCGCGCAAAGTGTGCGCAGTGTTGAGCTACAAGCACACCTATGTGAGCAAGGTCAGCACAGTGCTCAGCAGCAAGGTTTAGCTATGCAATTTAGCCAAGCAAATGTACTTGAAGATGATATAAGCCACTTTTTTAATACAGATACACATGCGGTTGCACTGCATGCGTGTGGCGCACTGCATCAAACATTTATGCAACAAGCAAGTAAGGCAGGAGTTAAACGCATTAGCTTTTCGCCGTGTTGTTATCACTTATTTACTGACAATAATTACCAGGCAATGAGCGAGCCTGCCCTTACTAGTAAGCTCAATTTAACGCATCGTGATTTAAAACTGGCGCTGCAAGAAACGGTTACAGCCCCTTCACGTGTAGCTAAAATACGAAAAACCGAGGTGGAGTGGCGCTTAGGGTTTGACGCACTTCGAAAGTCTATTACTAACGAGCAGTTTTACGTAAGTGTGCCATCGGTTAACAAAGCTGTATTTTCAGACTCATTTGCACAATTTTGTGCATGGGCGAGTGATAAAAAATCGATAAACATCCCTAAAAACACAGATTACGATAAGTTTTTATTAATTGGTAAGGCGCGTAAAAAAGTAACAGAGCGAATCGAACTGGTTCGACATGTGTTTAGAAGAGCAATAGAAGTTTGGCTTGTGCTCGATCGTGCTTTATATTTGCAACAGCAAGGTTACACGGTTTCTGTGACAACCTTTTGTGAGAAGCAATTAACCCCTCGCAACATTTTGATTCTTGCTAGTACGCAATAA
- a CDS encoding ABC transporter substrate-binding protein: MAQESVTLQLKWTHQFQFAGYYMAQQKGYYKDAGLNVTIREANPKMPDTFTPVATGEAQFGVAHSGILQQRVNGQPLVAMAAILQFSPYCWMVKDSSDIFHPRDFTAKRITEVSKKDSTELLVMLKRSGIDTTTLDVFEGDEPALQAWQENKLDAMQVYITTQPYFMTQQGVSHRLICPQRYGMDVYGDVLFTSESMLKKHPQTVEKFYQASLKGWRYALMNMDEAIAITQQLYAPNKSFHQLAYEAEVLKDYILPPTTQLGNMSMAKWRLIADYYGIKQTQFNEHKARFVYKYQEPEQLQLSWMLIAAFIVSIISIPLYLRLILAKK, encoded by the coding sequence ATGGCTCAAGAATCAGTCACTTTACAACTTAAATGGACCCACCAATTTCAGTTTGCCGGCTATTACATGGCTCAGCAAAAAGGCTATTACAAAGACGCCGGACTTAATGTCACCATACGCGAAGCCAATCCTAAAATGCCTGATACTTTTACTCCTGTAGCAACTGGAGAAGCTCAGTTTGGGGTGGCGCATTCGGGTATTTTACAACAAAGAGTAAACGGCCAACCGCTTGTTGCAATGGCGGCTATTTTGCAATTTTCCCCATACTGTTGGATGGTAAAAGACAGCTCTGATATTTTTCACCCTCGCGATTTTACCGCTAAACGTATTACCGAGGTAAGTAAAAAAGACAGTACCGAGCTGTTAGTCATGCTAAAACGCAGCGGCATTGACACAACGACTTTAGACGTTTTTGAAGGCGATGAGCCTGCACTGCAAGCGTGGCAAGAAAACAAACTTGATGCAATGCAAGTGTATATTACAACTCAGCCTTATTTTATGACTCAGCAAGGGGTGTCACACCGCCTTATATGTCCGCAGCGTTATGGTATGGATGTATACGGTGATGTGCTATTTACCAGCGAATCAATGCTTAAAAAGCACCCACAAACGGTCGAAAAGTTTTATCAAGCGAGTTTAAAAGGTTGGCGTTATGCCTTAATGAATATGGATGAAGCCATAGCAATTACTCAGCAATTGTATGCGCCAAACAAAAGTTTTCATCAGCTAGCCTACGAGGCCGAAGTATTGAAAGACTACATATTGCCGCCGACGACCCAATTAGGGAATATGTCGATGGCCAAATGGCGCTTAATTGCAGATTATTATGGTATTAAGCAAACCCAATTTAACGAGCACAAAGCGAGATTTGTTTATAAATACCAAGAGCCGGAGCAATTACAGCTGTCGTGGATGCTAATAGCCGCTTTTATTGTAAGTATTATTTCAATCCCGCTTTATTTGCGTTTAATACTCGCAAAAAAATAA
- a CDS encoding NAD-dependent epimerase/dehydratase family protein produces the protein MTKTAIIIGATGVVGSELLALLLQNPEFCKVVAITRRRLEVEHSKLINPVIDFDCLTNYCALFKGDVLFSCLGTTKKQAGSTAAQRKVDFDYQFIAAQMAANNAVSHYCLVSSSGASAHSISPYLKMKGELEQHIKTLGFAKVSIFQPSLLIGERNDTRIAEQVGAFVLPVITQLPFLKRYKPIAGKQVALKMCAVSLAQQQPLQYYVLDALFNT, from the coding sequence ATGACTAAAACGGCGATAATCATAGGGGCAACAGGGGTTGTGGGGAGTGAGCTATTAGCGCTTTTGCTGCAAAATCCTGAGTTTTGTAAAGTGGTTGCTATTACTCGCCGTAGGCTGGAGGTTGAACATTCTAAGCTTATTAATCCGGTGATTGATTTTGATTGTTTAACTAACTACTGCGCGTTATTTAAAGGGGATGTACTTTTTTCGTGTTTAGGCACGACTAAAAAGCAGGCTGGCTCAACCGCGGCGCAACGTAAAGTTGATTTTGATTATCAGTTTATTGCGGCGCAAATGGCAGCAAACAATGCAGTGAGCCATTATTGCTTGGTGTCATCCAGCGGCGCGAGTGCGCATAGCATAAGCCCTTACTTAAAAATGAAAGGCGAGCTTGAGCAGCACATAAAAACGTTGGGCTTTGCAAAAGTCAGTATATTCCAGCCATCTTTATTAATCGGTGAGCGAAACGACACACGAATAGCTGAGCAAGTAGGCGCATTTGTGTTACCTGTTATTACTCAACTTCCTTTTTTAAAACGTTATAAACCTATTGCGGGCAAGCAAGTGGCGCTAAAAATGTGTGCTGTGAGTTTGGCGCAGCAACAACCACTGCAATACTATGTATTAGATGCATTGTTTAATACATAG
- a CDS encoding accessory factor UbiK family protein, protein MINPAKLEEIAKQITNNMPQGVKNLADTLEGKTKQVLQNKLAEMDFVSREEFDVQSQVLIRTREKLTELEAKVALLEQQLNAKNNAE, encoded by the coding sequence ATGATCAATCCAGCAAAACTTGAAGAAATTGCTAAGCAAATCACTAATAACATGCCGCAAGGTGTAAAAAACCTAGCAGATACACTGGAAGGTAAAACCAAACAAGTTTTACAAAATAAGCTGGCTGAAATGGACTTTGTTAGCCGCGAAGAATTTGATGTGCAAAGCCAAGTACTTATTCGTACTCGTGAGAAACTCACTGAGCTTGAAGCAAAAGTTGCGTTACTAGAGCAACAACTAAATGCTAAAAATAACGCCGAGTAG
- the ilvA gene encoding threonine ammonia-lyase, biosynthetic produces the protein MVSQELDYFRAIIQANMEPLAKVTEVSEMRDLSDKLGNHVWLKREDQQPVYSFKLRGAYNKLNKLPKGSVVITASAGNHAQGVALSASHLGHKATIVMPVTTPEIKVSAVRALGGEVVLHGHHFDAAKAHALELTEQRNGVFVPPFDDPDVIVGQGTVARELMQQLNELDAVFIPVGGGGLLAGMAVYIKSLRPDIKVIGVEADESACLQAALKAGEPVELDRVGSFADGVAVKIIGSETFRLAQKFCDEVVTVSGDEICAAMQDIFVSTRAISEPSGALATAGLKKWSQQSGLKGLHLAAVLSGANLNFDRLRYVAERTALGEKNEALLAVTIKEEKGSFKQFCASLGGRAITEFNYRYAGPGEAQIFVGIALRQGEQELNELKQDLTNNDYQFCDLSDNELAKLHVRYMVGGKAPEQLHERLLRFEFPEYPGALARFLDTLGSNWNITLFHYRNHGGSIGNVLAGFAIEPSQFEMFNEHLNRLGYSVQDETHNPCFTQFLTSQPHSSNVDNVASA, from the coding sequence ATGGTTTCTCAAGAGCTCGATTATTTTCGCGCTATTATTCAAGCCAATATGGAACCGCTGGCTAAAGTAACTGAGGTGAGCGAAATGCGCGACCTCAGTGATAAATTAGGCAACCATGTTTGGTTAAAGCGTGAAGATCAACAGCCCGTGTATTCGTTTAAACTACGCGGTGCTTATAATAAATTAAACAAGTTACCAAAAGGGTCGGTAGTTATTACGGCATCTGCGGGTAACCATGCACAAGGTGTGGCGCTTAGTGCTTCACATCTTGGCCATAAAGCCACTATTGTTATGCCTGTTACCACGCCTGAAATAAAAGTTAGTGCGGTACGTGCGCTGGGCGGTGAAGTGGTTTTACATGGCCATCATTTTGATGCAGCAAAAGCGCACGCTCTTGAACTAACAGAGCAACGTAATGGCGTATTTGTACCGCCTTTTGATGACCCAGACGTAATTGTGGGGCAAGGCACTGTAGCCCGCGAGCTTATGCAGCAACTCAATGAGCTTGATGCGGTATTTATACCTGTTGGCGGTGGTGGTTTACTTGCTGGTATGGCGGTTTATATCAAATCATTACGTCCCGATATAAAAGTTATTGGCGTAGAAGCCGACGAAAGTGCGTGTTTACAAGCTGCGCTTAAAGCGGGTGAGCCAGTAGAGCTTGATCGCGTTGGCAGTTTTGCAGACGGTGTTGCTGTTAAAATTATTGGCAGTGAAACATTTCGCCTAGCGCAAAAATTTTGCGATGAAGTTGTAACTGTCAGTGGCGATGAAATTTGCGCCGCCATGCAAGATATTTTTGTCTCTACTCGTGCAATTTCGGAGCCCTCAGGGGCCCTTGCAACCGCAGGGCTTAAAAAGTGGAGCCAACAATCTGGCTTAAAAGGGCTGCATTTAGCAGCGGTGCTTTCGGGAGCTAACTTAAACTTTGACCGCTTACGTTATGTAGCAGAGCGCACCGCGCTTGGTGAAAAAAACGAAGCGTTACTTGCGGTAACGATTAAAGAAGAAAAAGGCAGCTTTAAGCAGTTTTGTGCATCTTTAGGTGGCCGTGCTATTACCGAGTTTAACTACCGTTATGCAGGCCCAGGTGAAGCACAAATATTTGTGGGTATTGCCCTGCGCCAAGGTGAGCAAGAACTCAACGAGCTAAAACAAGACCTAACTAACAACGACTACCAATTTTGCGATTTATCAGATAACGAACTCGCAAAATTACATGTACGTTATATGGTAGGGGGCAAAGCGCCGGAGCAGTTGCACGAAAGGTTATTACGGTTTGAATTTCCAGAATACCCAGGAGCGCTAGCACGCTTTTTAGATACCTTAGGTAGCAATTGGAATATTACTTTGTTCCATTACCGTAATCATGGTGGCTCAATCGGAAATGTACTGGCGGGCTTTGCTATTGAGCCTAGCCAATTTGAGATGTTTAACGAGCATTTAAACCGCTTAGGTTACAGTGTGCAAGACGAAACACATAACCCGTGTTTTACGCAGTTTTTAACCTCTCAGCCACACAGCTCAAACGTTGACAACGTAGCCTCAGCTTAA
- a CDS encoding diguanylate cyclase domain-containing protein produces MSLEDKPADLSKLAHQNKRLKALLEKYKQSHHLQNALIQLSEQASSVAELTLLYPAIHDILQAYLPSKSFYVVLANQYTQALELSYFCDEKDGISVALNQDNSFEEGATGYVYKLGKTTCFTKQEMQSAAQNGLFKALGSPAEYWVGVPIYQEQNIIGVLAAQSYDKHQDYSSQQVHLLEVMSLYLATAIERVKKRELLESEVKIRTRALTQSNDALNLEIEQRKRALQRQQILFKISELATQAQNLDDAYVKIHQIIKTITYAENLYIALYNKKTGWISFPYCVDEFKDNTEPRQFAKGYSELVISSEQTQLIHPSRAKELLESGQVQRNKPIPEEQMATSWLGAPLKTSQGVIGLIACQAYNDNHIFSKDDCELITFVSHQIATVLQTKLATQALKSSHQELEYRVNEKTKALQQANLHLQMQIDEREKVEQQLYHDAHHDSLTGLPNRSLFLTQLEKTLQHYHRFPEHHFAVLFIDLDKFKDINDQLGHQAGDQFLISVADLFSHCIREHDLLARLGGDEFVILLTHLTELQQAEDVANRIINIMKKPFCSKGTCIQSGASIGITYSNSSYQHTDEIIRDADAAMYYAKNAGRDRYELFHPLLTQTLTSTESPAQHHLDSLPMSFRSADIINLDEQQQPESLFEAFGEHPILGCTSFDILKKFAIDKEQHLQVELELLQHAYAHGLAANVAMILLPCSGLLLEALKFNLFTEVLSKLQGQSQLCLLFDDQEIRYACASQLENLKKLSQFGYSIGLNNFAKDRCELNALTDINFDYVLLSSTFSKRVLQQESFNLQLQGVLAITQLKGIKVIAKGPSILNFRALLDKYGLNLFVAKQQGLSEPVAANNNAAQFIN; encoded by the coding sequence ATGTCATTGGAAGATAAGCCCGCTGACCTAAGTAAACTAGCGCACCAAAATAAACGTCTTAAAGCGCTATTAGAAAAGTATAAGCAATCTCACCACCTACAAAATGCCCTGATCCAGCTATCAGAGCAGGCAAGTTCTGTTGCCGAATTAACCTTACTTTACCCCGCTATCCATGACATTTTACAAGCATACCTGCCTAGCAAAAGCTTTTATGTGGTGCTTGCCAATCAATATACTCAAGCCCTTGAACTTTCTTATTTTTGCGATGAAAAAGATGGTATATCAGTCGCCCTCAATCAAGATAATAGTTTTGAAGAAGGCGCTACAGGCTACGTTTATAAGCTTGGCAAAACCACCTGTTTTACCAAACAAGAGATGCAAAGCGCTGCACAAAACGGTTTATTTAAAGCACTTGGCTCCCCTGCTGAGTATTGGGTTGGTGTCCCTATCTATCAAGAACAAAATATTATTGGCGTACTTGCTGCACAAAGTTACGATAAACACCAGGATTACAGCAGCCAGCAAGTGCATTTGCTTGAAGTTATGTCTTTATATTTAGCGACAGCCATAGAGCGGGTTAAAAAAAGGGAGTTACTAGAATCGGAAGTAAAAATTCGTACCCGTGCACTTACACAAAGTAATGATGCGTTAAATCTAGAAATTGAACAACGAAAACGCGCACTACAACGCCAACAAATTTTGTTTAAAATATCGGAGTTGGCAACGCAAGCGCAAAACTTAGATGATGCCTATGTAAAAATTCATCAAATAATAAAAACCATTACATACGCAGAAAACTTATACATTGCACTTTATAACAAAAAGACTGGTTGGATTAGCTTCCCGTACTGTGTGGATGAATTTAAAGACAACACCGAGCCTAGGCAGTTTGCAAAAGGTTATAGCGAACTGGTTATTAGTAGCGAACAAACTCAACTTATTCATCCCAGTAGAGCCAAAGAACTATTAGAAAGCGGCCAAGTGCAGCGTAATAAACCTATTCCAGAAGAACAAATGGCTACCAGCTGGTTAGGGGCACCGCTTAAAACATCGCAGGGGGTTATCGGCTTAATTGCATGCCAAGCGTATAATGATAATCATATTTTTAGCAAAGATGACTGTGAGCTTATTACATTTGTATCGCATCAAATTGCCACGGTTTTACAAACAAAGCTAGCCACCCAAGCACTTAAGTCTAGCCATCAGGAGTTAGAGTATAGAGTTAACGAAAAAACAAAAGCGCTGCAACAAGCTAACCTACATTTACAGATGCAAATTGATGAACGCGAAAAAGTAGAACAGCAACTTTATCATGATGCACATCATGACTCATTAACGGGCCTCCCTAATCGCAGCCTGTTTTTAACCCAGCTAGAAAAAACACTGCAGCATTACCATCGTTTTCCTGAACATCACTTTGCTGTTTTATTTATTGATTTAGATAAGTTTAAAGATATAAACGATCAATTAGGCCATCAAGCTGGTGATCAATTTTTAATAAGTGTGGCTGATTTATTTTCCCATTGTATTCGCGAACACGATTTACTCGCTCGACTTGGTGGTGATGAATTTGTAATTTTGCTCACTCACTTAACAGAGCTACAACAAGCAGAAGATGTGGCTAATCGTATTATTAATATAATGAAAAAACCCTTTTGCAGTAAAGGTACCTGTATTCAAAGTGGTGCAAGTATTGGTATAACGTACTCAAATTCGAGCTATCAACATACCGATGAAATTATTCGTGATGCCGACGCTGCTATGTATTATGCTAAAAATGCAGGGCGTGACCGGTATGAGCTTTTCCACCCACTATTAACGCAAACACTAACAAGTACAGAATCTCCAGCACAGCACCACCTTGATTCACTCCCGATGAGCTTTAGAAGCGCAGATATTATAAACCTTGATGAGCAACAGCAACCCGAATCACTATTTGAAGCATTTGGTGAACACCCTATATTAGGCTGTACCAGTTTTGATATACTAAAAAAGTTTGCAATCGACAAAGAGCAGCACCTACAGGTTGAATTAGAGCTATTACAACACGCCTACGCCCATGGCTTAGCAGCAAATGTGGCAATGATATTATTGCCATGCTCAGGGTTACTTTTAGAAGCGCTTAAATTTAATTTATTTACTGAGGTATTAAGTAAACTGCAGGGGCAAAGCCAACTGTGTTTATTGTTTGATGACCAAGAAATACGTTATGCCTGTGCCAGTCAGCTAGAGAACCTTAAAAAGCTCTCACAGTTTGGCTACAGCATTGGCTTAAATAACTTTGCAAAAGATCGTTGTGAGCTAAATGCACTGACCGACATCAACTTCGATTATGTACTACTTAGCTCAACATTTAGTAAACGCGTACTGCAACAAGAAAGCTTTAACTTACAATTACAAGGCGTATTAGCAATCACTCAGCTTAAAGGCATAAAAGTAATAGCCAAAGGACCTTCTATACTCAACTTTAGAGCCTTGCTTGATAAATACGGACTAAACTTATTTGTTGCTAAGCAGCAAGGCTTATCGGAGCCAGTAGCGGCTAATAACAACGCCGCGCAGTTTATTAACTAG